In Eschrichtius robustus isolate mEscRob2 chromosome 11, mEscRob2.pri, whole genome shotgun sequence, the following proteins share a genomic window:
- the ALG8 gene encoding dolichyl pyrophosphate Glc1Man9GlcNAc2 alpha-1,3-glucosyltransferase isoform X5 gives MAALGAATGGGSWFSALALGVTLLKCLLIPTYHSTDFEVHRNWLAITHSLPISQWYYEATSEWTLDYPPFFAWFEYALSHVAKYFDQEMLNVRNLNYSSSRTLLFQRFSVIFTDTLFVYAVHECCKCIDGKKAGKELTEKPKFILSVLLLWNFGLLIVDHIHFQYNGFLSGLMLLSIARLFQKRHMEGAFLFAVLLHFKHIYLYVAPAYGVYLLRSYCFTANKPDGSIRWNSFSFLRLISLGLIVFLVSALSLGPFLALNQLPQVFSRLFPFKRGLCHAYWAPNFWALYSALDKVLSIIGLELKLLDPSKIPRASMTSGLVQQFQHTVLPSVTPLATLICTLIAILPSIFCLWFKPQGPRGFLRCLILCALSSFMFGWHVHEKAILLAVLPMSLLSVGKAGDASIFLILTTTGHYSLFPLLFTAPEKKNLFLIGWKLSTSLAWGLWKSSVNLYSLSPLGS, from the exons ATGGCGGCGCTCGGAGCTGCGACAGGTGGTGGCAGTTGGTTTTCGGCTTTGGCGCTCGGGGTGACTCTTCTCAAATGCCTTCTCATCCCCACCTA CCATTCCACAGATTTTGAAGTGCACCGAAACTGGCTTGCTATCACCCACAGTTTGCCAATATCACAGTGGTATTATGAG GCAACTTCAGAGTGGACCTTGGATTACCCCCCCTTTTTTGCATGGTTTGAGTATGCCCTGTCACATGTTGCCAAATATTTTGATCAAGAGATGCTGAATGTCCGTAATCTGAATTACTCCAGCTCAAGGACCTTACTCTTCCAGAGATTTTCCGTCATCTTTACAGATACACTCTTTGTGTATGCTGTCCATGA GTGCTGTAAATGCATTGATGGGAAAAAAGCAGGCAAAGAACTTACAGAGAAGCCAAAGTTTATTCTATCAGTATTACTGCTGTGGAACTTCGGGTTGTTAATTGTAGACC ATATTCATTTCCAGTACAATGGTTTTTTATCTGGATTAATGCTACTCTCTATTGCACGATTATTTCAG AAAAGGCATATGGAAGGAGCATTTCTCTTTGCTGTTCTCCTACATTTCAAGCACATCTACCTCTATGTAGCACCAGCTTACGGTGTATATTTACTACGATCTTACTGTTTCACTGCAAATAAACCAG ATGGGTCCATCCGATGGAACAGCTTCAGTTTTCTCCGTCTTATTTCCCTGGGACTAATTGTTTTCCTAGTTTCTGCTCTTTCGTTGGGCCCTTTTCTAGCCTTG AACCAACTGCCTCAAGTCTTTTCCCGACTCTTCCCTTTCAAGAGGGGCCTCTGCCATGCGTATTGGGCCCCAAACTTCTGGGCTTTGTACAGTGCTTTGGACAAAGTGCTGTCCATCATCG GTTTAGAACTGAAACTTCTTGACCCCAGCAAGATTCCCAGGGCCTCAATGACAAGTGGTTTAGTTCAGCAGTTCCAACACACAGTCCTTCCCTCAGTGACACCCTTGGCCACCCTTATCTGCACTCTGATTGCCATATTG CcctctattttctgtctttggtTTAAACCTCAAGGGCCCAGAGGCTTTCTCCGATGTCTAATTCTTTGTGCCTTGAGCTCCTTCATGTTTGGGTGGCACGTCCATGAAAAAGCCATACTCCTTGCAGTTCTCCCAATGAG cCTCTTATCTGTGGGAAAAGCAGGAGATGCTTCAATTTTTCTGATTCTGACCACGACAGGACATtattccctcttccctctgctcTTCACTGCACCAG aaaagaaaaacctcTTTTTAATTGGATGGAAACTTTCTACCTCCTTGGCCTGGGGCCTCTGGAAGTCTTCTGTGAATTTGTATTCCCTTTCACCTCTTGGAAGCTGA
- the ALG8 gene encoding dolichyl pyrophosphate Glc1Man9GlcNAc2 alpha-1,3-glucosyltransferase isoform X1, with amino-acid sequence MAALGAATGGGSWFSALALGVTLLKCLLIPTYHSTDFEVHRNWLAITHSLPISQWYYEATSEWTLDYPPFFAWFEYALSHVAKYFDQEMLNVRNLNYSSSRTLLFQRFSVIFTDTLFVYAVHECCKCIDGKKAGKELTEKPKFILSVLLLWNFGLLIVDHIHFQYNGFLSGLMLLSIARLFQKRHMEGAFLFAVLLHFKHIYLYVAPAYGVYLLRSYCFTANKPDGSIRWNSFSFLRLISLGLIVFLVSALSLGPFLALNQLPQVFSRLFPFKRGLCHAYWAPNFWALYSALDKVLSIIGLELKLLDPSKIPRASMTSGLVQQFQHTVLPSVTPLATLICTLIAILPSIFCLWFKPQGPRGFLRCLILCALSSFMFGWHVHEKAILLAVLPMSLLSVGKAGDASIFLILTTTGHYSLFPLLFTAPELPIKILLMLLFTIYSISSLKTLFRKEKPLFNWMETFYLLGLGPLEVFCEFVFPFTSWKLKYPFIPLLLTSVYCAVGITHAWFKLYVSVLTDPPVGKTKKQ; translated from the exons ATGGCGGCGCTCGGAGCTGCGACAGGTGGTGGCAGTTGGTTTTCGGCTTTGGCGCTCGGGGTGACTCTTCTCAAATGCCTTCTCATCCCCACCTA CCATTCCACAGATTTTGAAGTGCACCGAAACTGGCTTGCTATCACCCACAGTTTGCCAATATCACAGTGGTATTATGAG GCAACTTCAGAGTGGACCTTGGATTACCCCCCCTTTTTTGCATGGTTTGAGTATGCCCTGTCACATGTTGCCAAATATTTTGATCAAGAGATGCTGAATGTCCGTAATCTGAATTACTCCAGCTCAAGGACCTTACTCTTCCAGAGATTTTCCGTCATCTTTACAGATACACTCTTTGTGTATGCTGTCCATGA GTGCTGTAAATGCATTGATGGGAAAAAAGCAGGCAAAGAACTTACAGAGAAGCCAAAGTTTATTCTATCAGTATTACTGCTGTGGAACTTCGGGTTGTTAATTGTAGACC ATATTCATTTCCAGTACAATGGTTTTTTATCTGGATTAATGCTACTCTCTATTGCACGATTATTTCAG AAAAGGCATATGGAAGGAGCATTTCTCTTTGCTGTTCTCCTACATTTCAAGCACATCTACCTCTATGTAGCACCAGCTTACGGTGTATATTTACTACGATCTTACTGTTTCACTGCAAATAAACCAG ATGGGTCCATCCGATGGAACAGCTTCAGTTTTCTCCGTCTTATTTCCCTGGGACTAATTGTTTTCCTAGTTTCTGCTCTTTCGTTGGGCCCTTTTCTAGCCTTG AACCAACTGCCTCAAGTCTTTTCCCGACTCTTCCCTTTCAAGAGGGGCCTCTGCCATGCGTATTGGGCCCCAAACTTCTGGGCTTTGTACAGTGCTTTGGACAAAGTGCTGTCCATCATCG GTTTAGAACTGAAACTTCTTGACCCCAGCAAGATTCCCAGGGCCTCAATGACAAGTGGTTTAGTTCAGCAGTTCCAACACACAGTCCTTCCCTCAGTGACACCCTTGGCCACCCTTATCTGCACTCTGATTGCCATATTG CcctctattttctgtctttggtTTAAACCTCAAGGGCCCAGAGGCTTTCTCCGATGTCTAATTCTTTGTGCCTTGAGCTCCTTCATGTTTGGGTGGCACGTCCATGAAAAAGCCATACTCCTTGCAGTTCTCCCAATGAG cCTCTTATCTGTGGGAAAAGCAGGAGATGCTTCAATTTTTCTGATTCTGACCACGACAGGACATtattccctcttccctctgctcTTCACTGCACCAG aACTTCCCATTAAAATCTTACTCATGTTACTGTTTACCATCTATAGTATTTCCTCACTGAAGACTCTATTCAG aaaagaaaaacctcTTTTTAATTGGATGGAAACTTTCTACCTCCTTGGCCTGGGGCCTCTGGAAGTCTTCTGTGAATTTGTATTCCCTTTCACCTCTTGGAAGCTGAAGTACCCCTTTATCCCTTTGTTACTGACCTCAGTGTATTGTGCAGTGGGCATCACACATGCTTGGTTCAAACTGTATGTTTCAGTATTGACTGACCCTCCTGTTGGCAAGACAAAGAAGCAATGA
- the ALG8 gene encoding dolichyl pyrophosphate Glc1Man9GlcNAc2 alpha-1,3-glucosyltransferase isoform X4, with protein sequence MAALGAATGGGSWFSALALGVTLLKCLLIPTYHSTDFEVHRNWLAITHSLPISQWYYEATSEWTLDYPPFFAWFEYALSHVAKYFDQEMLNVRNLNYSSSRTLLFQRFSVIFTDTLFVYAVHECCKCIDGKKAGKELTEKPKFILSVLLLWNFGLLIVDHIHFQYNGFLSGLMLLSIARLFQKRHMEGAFLFAVLLHFKHIYLYVAPAYGVYLLRSYCFTANKPDGSIRWNSFSFLRLISLGLIVFLVSALSLGPFLALNQLPQVFSRLFPFKRGLCHAYWAPNFWALYSALDKVLSIIGMGLNDKWFSSAVPTHSPSLSDTLGHPYLHSDCHIGPRGFLRCLILCALSSFMFGWHVHEKAILLAVLPMSLLSVGKAGDASIFLILTTTGHYSLFPLLFTAPELPIKILLMLLFTIYSISSLKTLFRKEKPLFNWMETFYLLGLGPLEVFCEFVFPFTSWKLKYPFIPLLLTSVYCAVGITHAWFKLYVSVLTDPPVGKTKKQ encoded by the exons ATGGCGGCGCTCGGAGCTGCGACAGGTGGTGGCAGTTGGTTTTCGGCTTTGGCGCTCGGGGTGACTCTTCTCAAATGCCTTCTCATCCCCACCTA CCATTCCACAGATTTTGAAGTGCACCGAAACTGGCTTGCTATCACCCACAGTTTGCCAATATCACAGTGGTATTATGAG GCAACTTCAGAGTGGACCTTGGATTACCCCCCCTTTTTTGCATGGTTTGAGTATGCCCTGTCACATGTTGCCAAATATTTTGATCAAGAGATGCTGAATGTCCGTAATCTGAATTACTCCAGCTCAAGGACCTTACTCTTCCAGAGATTTTCCGTCATCTTTACAGATACACTCTTTGTGTATGCTGTCCATGA GTGCTGTAAATGCATTGATGGGAAAAAAGCAGGCAAAGAACTTACAGAGAAGCCAAAGTTTATTCTATCAGTATTACTGCTGTGGAACTTCGGGTTGTTAATTGTAGACC ATATTCATTTCCAGTACAATGGTTTTTTATCTGGATTAATGCTACTCTCTATTGCACGATTATTTCAG AAAAGGCATATGGAAGGAGCATTTCTCTTTGCTGTTCTCCTACATTTCAAGCACATCTACCTCTATGTAGCACCAGCTTACGGTGTATATTTACTACGATCTTACTGTTTCACTGCAAATAAACCAG ATGGGTCCATCCGATGGAACAGCTTCAGTTTTCTCCGTCTTATTTCCCTGGGACTAATTGTTTTCCTAGTTTCTGCTCTTTCGTTGGGCCCTTTTCTAGCCTTG AACCAACTGCCTCAAGTCTTTTCCCGACTCTTCCCTTTCAAGAGGGGCCTCTGCCATGCGTATTGGGCCCCAAACTTCTGGGCTTTGTACAGTGCTTTGGACAAAGTGCTGTCCATCATCGGTATG GGCCTCAATGACAAGTGGTTTAGTTCAGCAGTTCCAACACACAGTCCTTCCCTCAGTGACACCCTTGGCCACCCTTATCTGCACTCTGATTGCCATATTG GGCCCAGAGGCTTTCTCCGATGTCTAATTCTTTGTGCCTTGAGCTCCTTCATGTTTGGGTGGCACGTCCATGAAAAAGCCATACTCCTTGCAGTTCTCCCAATGAG cCTCTTATCTGTGGGAAAAGCAGGAGATGCTTCAATTTTTCTGATTCTGACCACGACAGGACATtattccctcttccctctgctcTTCACTGCACCAG aACTTCCCATTAAAATCTTACTCATGTTACTGTTTACCATCTATAGTATTTCCTCACTGAAGACTCTATTCAG aaaagaaaaacctcTTTTTAATTGGATGGAAACTTTCTACCTCCTTGGCCTGGGGCCTCTGGAAGTCTTCTGTGAATTTGTATTCCCTTTCACCTCTTGGAAGCTGAAGTACCCCTTTATCCCTTTGTTACTGACCTCAGTGTATTGTGCAGTGGGCATCACACATGCTTGGTTCAAACTGTATGTTTCAGTATTGACTGACCCTCCTGTTGGCAAGACAAAGAAGCAATGA
- the ALG8 gene encoding dolichyl pyrophosphate Glc1Man9GlcNAc2 alpha-1,3-glucosyltransferase isoform X6, producing MAALGAATGGGSWFSALALGVTLLKCLLIPTYHSTDFEVHRNWLAITHSLPISQWYYEATSEWTLDYPPFFAWFEYALSHVAKYFDQEMLNVRNLNYSSSRTLLFQRFSVIFTDTLFVYAVHECCKCIDGKKAGKELTEKPKFILSVLLLWNFGLLIVDHIHFQYNGFLSGLMLLSIARLFQKRHMEGAFLFAVLLHFKHIYLYVAPAYGVYLLRSYCFTANKPEPTASSLFPTLPFQEGPLPCVLGPKLLGFVQCFGQSAVHHRLLSVGKAGDASIFLILTTTGHYSLFPLLFTAPELPIKILLMLLFTIYSISSLKTLFRKEKPLFNWMETFYLLGLGPLEVFCEFVFPFTSWKLKYPFIPLLLTSVYCAVGITHAWFKLYVSVLTDPPVGKTKKQ from the exons ATGGCGGCGCTCGGAGCTGCGACAGGTGGTGGCAGTTGGTTTTCGGCTTTGGCGCTCGGGGTGACTCTTCTCAAATGCCTTCTCATCCCCACCTA CCATTCCACAGATTTTGAAGTGCACCGAAACTGGCTTGCTATCACCCACAGTTTGCCAATATCACAGTGGTATTATGAG GCAACTTCAGAGTGGACCTTGGATTACCCCCCCTTTTTTGCATGGTTTGAGTATGCCCTGTCACATGTTGCCAAATATTTTGATCAAGAGATGCTGAATGTCCGTAATCTGAATTACTCCAGCTCAAGGACCTTACTCTTCCAGAGATTTTCCGTCATCTTTACAGATACACTCTTTGTGTATGCTGTCCATGA GTGCTGTAAATGCATTGATGGGAAAAAAGCAGGCAAAGAACTTACAGAGAAGCCAAAGTTTATTCTATCAGTATTACTGCTGTGGAACTTCGGGTTGTTAATTGTAGACC ATATTCATTTCCAGTACAATGGTTTTTTATCTGGATTAATGCTACTCTCTATTGCACGATTATTTCAG AAAAGGCATATGGAAGGAGCATTTCTCTTTGCTGTTCTCCTACATTTCAAGCACATCTACCTCTATGTAGCACCAGCTTACGGTGTATATTTACTACGATCTTACTGTTTCACTGCAAATAAACCAG AACCAACTGCCTCAAGTCTTTTCCCGACTCTTCCCTTTCAAGAGGGGCCTCTGCCATGCGTATTGGGCCCCAAACTTCTGGGCTTTGTACAGTGCTTTGGACAAAGTGCTGTCCATCATCG cCTCTTATCTGTGGGAAAAGCAGGAGATGCTTCAATTTTTCTGATTCTGACCACGACAGGACATtattccctcttccctctgctcTTCACTGCACCAG aACTTCCCATTAAAATCTTACTCATGTTACTGTTTACCATCTATAGTATTTCCTCACTGAAGACTCTATTCAG aaaagaaaaacctcTTTTTAATTGGATGGAAACTTTCTACCTCCTTGGCCTGGGGCCTCTGGAAGTCTTCTGTGAATTTGTATTCCCTTTCACCTCTTGGAAGCTGAAGTACCCCTTTATCCCTTTGTTACTGACCTCAGTGTATTGTGCAGTGGGCATCACACATGCTTGGTTCAAACTGTATGTTTCAGTATTGACTGACCCTCCTGTTGGCAAGACAAAGAAGCAATGA
- the ALG8 gene encoding dolichyl pyrophosphate Glc1Man9GlcNAc2 alpha-1,3-glucosyltransferase isoform X3 codes for MRCCKCIDGKKAGKELTEKPKFILSVLLLWNFGLLIVDHIHFQYNGFLSGLMLLSIARLFQKRHMEGAFLFAVLLHFKHIYLYVAPAYGVYLLRSYCFTANKPDGSIRWNSFSFLRLISLGLIVFLVSALSLGPFLALNQLPQVFSRLFPFKRGLCHAYWAPNFWALYSALDKVLSIIGLELKLLDPSKIPRASMTSGLVQQFQHTVLPSVTPLATLICTLIAILPSIFCLWFKPQGPRGFLRCLILCALSSFMFGWHVHEKAILLAVLPMSLLSVGKAGDASIFLILTTTGHYSLFPLLFTAPELPIKILLMLLFTIYSISSLKTLFRKEKPLFNWMETFYLLGLGPLEVFCEFVFPFTSWKLKYPFIPLLLTSVYCAVGITHAWFKLYVSVLTDPPVGKTKKQ; via the exons ATGAG GTGCTGTAAATGCATTGATGGGAAAAAAGCAGGCAAAGAACTTACAGAGAAGCCAAAGTTTATTCTATCAGTATTACTGCTGTGGAACTTCGGGTTGTTAATTGTAGACC ATATTCATTTCCAGTACAATGGTTTTTTATCTGGATTAATGCTACTCTCTATTGCACGATTATTTCAG AAAAGGCATATGGAAGGAGCATTTCTCTTTGCTGTTCTCCTACATTTCAAGCACATCTACCTCTATGTAGCACCAGCTTACGGTGTATATTTACTACGATCTTACTGTTTCACTGCAAATAAACCAG ATGGGTCCATCCGATGGAACAGCTTCAGTTTTCTCCGTCTTATTTCCCTGGGACTAATTGTTTTCCTAGTTTCTGCTCTTTCGTTGGGCCCTTTTCTAGCCTTG AACCAACTGCCTCAAGTCTTTTCCCGACTCTTCCCTTTCAAGAGGGGCCTCTGCCATGCGTATTGGGCCCCAAACTTCTGGGCTTTGTACAGTGCTTTGGACAAAGTGCTGTCCATCATCG GTTTAGAACTGAAACTTCTTGACCCCAGCAAGATTCCCAGGGCCTCAATGACAAGTGGTTTAGTTCAGCAGTTCCAACACACAGTCCTTCCCTCAGTGACACCCTTGGCCACCCTTATCTGCACTCTGATTGCCATATTG CcctctattttctgtctttggtTTAAACCTCAAGGGCCCAGAGGCTTTCTCCGATGTCTAATTCTTTGTGCCTTGAGCTCCTTCATGTTTGGGTGGCACGTCCATGAAAAAGCCATACTCCTTGCAGTTCTCCCAATGAG cCTCTTATCTGTGGGAAAAGCAGGAGATGCTTCAATTTTTCTGATTCTGACCACGACAGGACATtattccctcttccctctgctcTTCACTGCACCAG aACTTCCCATTAAAATCTTACTCATGTTACTGTTTACCATCTATAGTATTTCCTCACTGAAGACTCTATTCAG aaaagaaaaacctcTTTTTAATTGGATGGAAACTTTCTACCTCCTTGGCCTGGGGCCTCTGGAAGTCTTCTGTGAATTTGTATTCCCTTTCACCTCTTGGAAGCTGAAGTACCCCTTTATCCCTTTGTTACTGACCTCAGTGTATTGTGCAGTGGGCATCACACATGCTTGGTTCAAACTGTATGTTTCAGTATTGACTGACCCTCCTGTTGGCAAGACAAAGAAGCAATGA
- the ALG8 gene encoding dolichyl pyrophosphate Glc1Man9GlcNAc2 alpha-1,3-glucosyltransferase isoform X2: MLNVRNLNYSSSRTLLFQRFSVIFTDTLFVYAVHECCKCIDGKKAGKELTEKPKFILSVLLLWNFGLLIVDHIHFQYNGFLSGLMLLSIARLFQKRHMEGAFLFAVLLHFKHIYLYVAPAYGVYLLRSYCFTANKPDGSIRWNSFSFLRLISLGLIVFLVSALSLGPFLALNQLPQVFSRLFPFKRGLCHAYWAPNFWALYSALDKVLSIIGLELKLLDPSKIPRASMTSGLVQQFQHTVLPSVTPLATLICTLIAILPSIFCLWFKPQGPRGFLRCLILCALSSFMFGWHVHEKAILLAVLPMSLLSVGKAGDASIFLILTTTGHYSLFPLLFTAPELPIKILLMLLFTIYSISSLKTLFRKEKPLFNWMETFYLLGLGPLEVFCEFVFPFTSWKLKYPFIPLLLTSVYCAVGITHAWFKLYVSVLTDPPVGKTKKQ; this comes from the exons ATGCTGAATGTCCGTAATCTGAATTACTCCAGCTCAAGGACCTTACTCTTCCAGAGATTTTCCGTCATCTTTACAGATACACTCTTTGTGTATGCTGTCCATGA GTGCTGTAAATGCATTGATGGGAAAAAAGCAGGCAAAGAACTTACAGAGAAGCCAAAGTTTATTCTATCAGTATTACTGCTGTGGAACTTCGGGTTGTTAATTGTAGACC ATATTCATTTCCAGTACAATGGTTTTTTATCTGGATTAATGCTACTCTCTATTGCACGATTATTTCAG AAAAGGCATATGGAAGGAGCATTTCTCTTTGCTGTTCTCCTACATTTCAAGCACATCTACCTCTATGTAGCACCAGCTTACGGTGTATATTTACTACGATCTTACTGTTTCACTGCAAATAAACCAG ATGGGTCCATCCGATGGAACAGCTTCAGTTTTCTCCGTCTTATTTCCCTGGGACTAATTGTTTTCCTAGTTTCTGCTCTTTCGTTGGGCCCTTTTCTAGCCTTG AACCAACTGCCTCAAGTCTTTTCCCGACTCTTCCCTTTCAAGAGGGGCCTCTGCCATGCGTATTGGGCCCCAAACTTCTGGGCTTTGTACAGTGCTTTGGACAAAGTGCTGTCCATCATCG GTTTAGAACTGAAACTTCTTGACCCCAGCAAGATTCCCAGGGCCTCAATGACAAGTGGTTTAGTTCAGCAGTTCCAACACACAGTCCTTCCCTCAGTGACACCCTTGGCCACCCTTATCTGCACTCTGATTGCCATATTG CcctctattttctgtctttggtTTAAACCTCAAGGGCCCAGAGGCTTTCTCCGATGTCTAATTCTTTGTGCCTTGAGCTCCTTCATGTTTGGGTGGCACGTCCATGAAAAAGCCATACTCCTTGCAGTTCTCCCAATGAG cCTCTTATCTGTGGGAAAAGCAGGAGATGCTTCAATTTTTCTGATTCTGACCACGACAGGACATtattccctcttccctctgctcTTCACTGCACCAG aACTTCCCATTAAAATCTTACTCATGTTACTGTTTACCATCTATAGTATTTCCTCACTGAAGACTCTATTCAG aaaagaaaaacctcTTTTTAATTGGATGGAAACTTTCTACCTCCTTGGCCTGGGGCCTCTGGAAGTCTTCTGTGAATTTGTATTCCCTTTCACCTCTTGGAAGCTGAAGTACCCCTTTATCCCTTTGTTACTGACCTCAGTGTATTGTGCAGTGGGCATCACACATGCTTGGTTCAAACTGTATGTTTCAGTATTGACTGACCCTCCTGTTGGCAAGACAAAGAAGCAATGA